GGGATCGATATCCATAAAAGGACAGCGGCCGCCATCTATGGAGTTTCGGAAGATAAGGTGACTCCTGAGATGAGGGACAAGGCAAAGGTAGTTAACTTTTCCGTAATATATGGGGTCACTCCTTACGGTCTTAGCCGTAATCTCAGGATCTCCAGAGAAGAGGCCAAAAGTTTTATAGATCGATATCTGACTCAGTATCCGGGTGTCCAAAAGTATATGGACGATACGATCGCCTTCTGCGAAGAGAAGGGTTATGTAGAGACCATGAAAGGTAGGAGGAGACCTGTTCCGGATATTACATCCACACATCGCCAGGCAAAAGAAGGGGCCAAAAGGGTAGCAATCAACACTCCTATCCAAGGTACCTGTGCAGACATGATCAAGATCGCGATGATCCAGATCCAAGACGAGATCGAAAAAAGAAAATGGAAGTCCAAACTTCTACTCCAAGTACATGACGAATTAGTATTCGAAGTGTATAGATCGGAGAAGGAAGAGTTCTTGAAAGTTTGTAAGAGACTGATGGAGAACGCGCTTCCCCTGGATGTTCCGATCAAGGTAGAAGGAAAATTCGGACAAAACTGGGATGAGGCTCATTAATTTTTAGTTGAGTCTTAAGGGAAACTGCCCTTAAAATTCGGCCGCTTAGGGAGAACTTAATGGAAAGCTCTTATTCCAGAAAAAAGTTCCTGAAACTTTTGGCGTTATCCGCTGCGGGTATAGGTCTTTCGGAGAATTTGACTTCTCCGTTATTCTCTCAAACGTCCGGAGCCTCTAAAATGTTAAAACGTAAGATCCCAAAGACTGGAGAAGAAATTCCTGCAATCGGTTTAGGTACTTGGCAAACTTTAGATGTGGACCCGGATCCTTCTTCTTTAGCTCCTTTAAAAGAAGTTTTGTCGGAGTTCCTACATATCGGCGGAGGTGTAGTTGATTCTTCTCCTATGTATGGTCGTTCCGAGGAGATTTTCGGGACTTTATCCAAAAACTTTTCAGACGCGGAAAGAAAAAAATTTTTCTTAGCCACCAAAGTTTGGATCCGAGGAGAAGCGGCCGGAAAATCACAGATCGAATCTTCTTTCAAAAAAATGAATGCGGATAAGATTGATCTATTCCAAATCCATAATTTACTAGATACACAAACTCATCTCAAAACATTGAAAGGCTTACGAGAAAAAGGTAGGATCCAATACATTGGCCTAACTCATTTTACTACTTCCGCTTTCGCAGAGATGGAACGTATCTCCGAAAAAGAAAAGCCGGACTTCTTGCAGATACCTTATTCTATCCAAACAAGAGAAGCAGAAAATAGAATTTTACCTTTTGCCCAAGAACACGGGATCGCAGTACTGATCAATCGTCCCTTCGAAGAGGGTGGGCTTTTTAGAAATACAAAAGGTAAAATATTGCCTGAATATTTTAAAGAATGGGATTGCTTTTCCTTTGCTCAGGCATTCTTAAAATATATTCTTTCTCATCCGGCAGTGACATGTGCAATCCCTGCAACTTCTAAGTTATCTCATCTCAAAGATAATATGGGTGCCGGGCTTGGTAGATTTCCGGAAGGCAAAGAAAGAAAAGTTTTTCTATCCAACCTTCTGGATGCGATGGACTGAAATTTCCTGCGCTATATCGATTTTGCACTTCCCATTCCGAAAGTAGGAGGTACAATATTGCCTCTTTGGGAGGAATCTATGTCGGAGCCGCTTTGGAGAACACACCCTTTGGCCTGGAAGGCATCGGGAGCTTTCTTTGAATGGAAAAAAAGGAAACTATTCTATCGGACAGGCGGAGAAGGAGAAGCGCTTCTTCTCTTACATGGATTTCCCACTTCTTCCTGGGATTGGAAAGATGTATGGGAAACTCTTACTCATCAGTACAAAGTTTTGACCTTAGATTATTTAGGCTTTGGCTTTTCCGAAAAACCTAAAGACGGACATTATTCTATTTTTGAATATGCGGATCAGGCCGAGTATTTCCTACAAGAACAAGGAATCAAAAAAGTGCATATTCTCGCCCACGATCTGGGAGATACAGTCGCACAAGAATTGGTCGCAAGATTTAGGGAGAAGTTATCCGGCCAAAGGATCGGTGGTCCGGACTTAGAGTCAGTATTCTTCCTAAATGGTGGGATCTTTCCGGAGACTCATAGACCAAGAGCAGTCCAGAAATTATTAAACGGACCTTTGGGATTTTTATTCTCTCGTTTGGTGAACAAAACCTCCTTTCAAAAAAGTTTTTCAGAAGTATTCGGACCGAATACTAAGCCGAACCGAGAGGAGTTAGATGGCTTTTGGGAATGTGTAAACAATGGAGGAGGAAAAGCGATCTATCATAAATTGATAAGATACATGAGAGAAAGAAAAATTTTCAGAGATAGATGGGTGGGAGCCGTACTCGATTGCCCGATCCCGTACGCGTTGGCAGATGGTTTGGAAGATCCTGTGAGCGGAAGACATGTGGTGGATCGATTGAGAGAGATGAGACCTGATGCGAAAGTGTACGAACTTCCAGGAATAGGACATTACCCTCAGACAGAAGCTGCTAACCAGGTTTTGAAAGCGTATTCAAACTTCAGATCTATACTTTGATATTTCTCAGTTAGTTTGGTGACCGGATTTATTTCCTTGAAAAAAGGAAGAAACCTGCCAGACTGTAAAGAAAGCGAAAGAATAGATGGGTAAGGTTGCATACAATAATCCGCGTTTTTTCGATTTTGTATACGATGACTTTTTATGTGCAGCCGTAGACTCTCATGTCGCACAATCCGGAGTTCTATTCCACTCTTTGACTAAGGAAAGTGTTTGGGAACTTTTTGAGATCACGGGAGTTCTCGCAGAACTCAAAAAAAGAGGATATGATTCTTTCCAACTAGATCTTTCCGGAAGCGACGATACTTACCAAAAACTCATTCTCACTTTTCAGAACGAAATTTTAGTACATCTACGTTTGAGTATCCAAGAATATCGGATACGCCTTAACGATTACTTTTTCAAAGAAAAATATCTGGTTGTGAATTGGCTCCAGACACGTCATCCGAAACAGGAAGGAAGAGATTCGACACGTTTGTATCCTGGCCAAGATGTGCCAGGACTTGGAATTTTTCCTGAGATGTCTGACTTAATCGGATTTTTGATCATATCACTTCGCTTAAATGGAGCAGTGATCCGTCCGGAATATTTTCACGATGCAGTACTCTTCTCCCGTAAATTCCACTTTTTAGAAGCGGACTCTAAGGCGCTTTATCAGGCTTTGAGGACAACCTTCCCGAAACATTCTATCCGAGCCATCTCAACGTTATTACAACATGGAAAAATCGTAGATGCAAAACGAGGAGTGATCGAATGGAAACCTATAGAGATGATTTTCTTTTTGGAAAAATCTTTGAACTTCTTCGTATTCAATCGTAAGTTTGAGAAGAAGGTTTCCAAGATACTCTCCACATATAAACTTTCTCTGGTAGAAGGTGCAGAGGCAGAGTTGGGGCTAAATACTTAGCACTATTTTGAACGAGTGTTACGCGATTATTTTTCGAAAGAAAACTGTTTTGTTCTCCCGTCTTATCCATTTATAATATAGGTTTGGCCATTATTCTTAATATCCGGAGGGTCCTCGGATGGAGAAAAGAAAACAGGTGAGGGTAGTCCCCTTCCCTAAACAACCAGTTCAACTCCAATTGATGGGAAACGGTTTTTTAGATATTCTCATCGCCCAGGATGTTAGCGAAGGAGGGATTGCGGTTCGTGTTCCTCATAAATTTGATGGATGCGATATTCATTCTAGCGTGGAAATTGTGGTTTCTCTCCCCGGATACAAACCATTTAAAGCATTAGGCAAGATCAAACACTTGAGCGCCTCCAAGGAAGCACAGGGCCTTTTCGGGCTCCAATTCACCCAAATCGACGTAAAAGGTAAGGGATTTCTCCTCGATTATGTCAAAAAACTGACCTCTCTCCGCAGAATGGCAGGATAATCGGCCAGGCCAGTCATCGGAATTTCTTTCCAGCGTAATCCGACTGTAACCATTTAGGGTGATAGATAGAAGCATCCTAACAAGGAAAAGAAGGACGACAATGGGATCAGGAACAGTCCAAAAAAAGCAAAAAGTAGAACGTAAGCTTGAAGTAAGGATCGCAGAGAACCAACTCGAGATCGAAAGAACTCTAGCTCTTCGTTATGACGTGTTCAATCTAGAGTTGGGAGAAGGTCTACCCCAATCCGCAGCTACTCGTAAAGACAGAGACGAATACGATTTATTTTGCGACCATCTTATCGTAGTGGATAAGAACAGAGATGATATGATCGTCGGAACTTATCGTATCCTACGAAGAAGTGTCGCAAAGGCAAATCTAGGATTTTATTCCGACAATGAATTCGATATTACTAAAATTTACGAATTAGAAAGAGAACCTGCAGAGATCGGACGCAGTTGCGTTCATCCTGAATACAGAGACGGATCAGTAATTTCTCTTCTTTGGGGCGGGCTTGCCCAATACATGAAGAAGAACAATATCGGATATCTTTTCGGTTGTGGTTCCGTTCATAGCACTGATGCTCAATCTGCAAACGACGTTTACGCGTTTTTGAAAGATAAACAAGCTCTTGCTGGAGAAGCTTTCGATGTAAAACCTCTTCCAGGATTCGAGATGGAAGGTTTCGATCAAAACTATTCTCCTGAAGATATAAAAGAAGTTTCTAAAAGGATCCCTGCATTGATTAAGGGGTATATTAGAGCCGGATCAACGATCTGCGGAATTCCAGCATTGGACGCAGTTTTCAAGACTACCGACTTCTTCATTATATTCGATATCAAGGACATCGAAGCAAGATACAGCAAACATTACTTAGAGTAGAATTAAAGACTCTGAGTTTTTGTAAGGGCGGGTCTCAACGAGGCCCGTTTTTGTTTTTAGCCCTTTCCCGCACCTAAATATGGGCCGATACACCTTGACCATTTGGGCTTCCCCTTTTTTTCTATACTAAATTCATTCTAAATAAGCGAAAACCCAGTTTGGGTGCCTCATGAATCAAATCGATTTCCAACATCCCTCTTTTAAGGATCAGATCCGGTTTTATATACTGGTATTTCTGTCCTTTACGTTCATGAGTGTCGGGTATTATTTAGGGATTTCTTCCTATATTTTAGGCTGGTTCGCATTTTGTATCTCCGCGTTTTCTGTGGCCGGCAACGACGCTGTTCAAACCGTAGGGACCTTTATTGAAAGTAAAAAGTCAGTGCATTGGTTTCCAAAACTTGCGGCCTTAGGTGGACTTCTTGCTTTGGTGTTCGGATACGCTTGGTGGTCAGGAAGCGGAGAAGTTCATTTTCACAGGCTGGATAATTTTACACCTCCTGCAGAATATAATTTTCTACAATTGATTGCGCCTATCGTTCTAGTAGTAATCACTCGGATGAAATCTCCGATCTCTACTACTTTTTTGATCTTAGGATTATTCGGCGGACAGAATATAGAGAAGATGCTGACCAAATCCTTTTTAGGATACATGATCGCATTTATCACTGCATTGGTTGTCTGGGGAATTCTAGTAAAAATTGATCCGAAAGAATATTATGACGATCATATGCCCGATCCAAGGACCGAAAGAAAATGGGCGATCTTACAATGGTTTTCCACTTTATTTTTATGGGCTGCTTGGCTTGCTCAAGACGCTGCAAATATAGTTGTATATCTTCCTAGACAATTGAATTGGATGGAACTTGCAGGAGCAGTCTCCATTCTAATAGGTGCTCTTGGTATCATCTTGTATACCAACGGTGGAACTATCCAAGAGATCGTTACGGAAAAGTCCGACATCCAATGGTCCAAGGCAGCCACTATTGTCGACTTGGTATATGCAAGTATTCTAATATTGTTCCAAAAGATCAGTAATATGCCGATGTCCACTACTTGGGTATTCCTCGGGATGTTAGCAGGAAGGGAAATTATGTTAAATTTCCTTACCTACAGGGATGCTCCTTATTTGGAAACATTCCGCAAAGTAGGTAAGGATGTACTTCTTGCATCTATAGGAATTGCAGTAAGTATTTTTATCTTCTTACTTGCTTCTCAGTTTTATCCCGAGAAGACTTCTTTTATCCCTAAGTTCCTAAAGTAATCTTAAGGTTCTATACAGCATTTTCTATTCTATAGATGCATGCTTTTGAAATTGCCGTGCTATCGATTAGATATGCCCTACAATCTTTTGACCAACGATCGAATTGGTTGTTTTGTTTTAGTTTGATCAAAGCTTTCTCATACAGCATACTGCATAGATATCTCGAAGTAATGATCATTAGATTTTCTGCGACCCTTTCTTTCGCTTGATCGTCTTCGATTGATTTAAATTTTGCAATTGCATCTTCGAATATCTGGGATTGTTCATTTAGGAATTTAGAAGGTGATTCTATTTCCGATTTAATCGATTCCAGATATTTTTTGAAATTTCCTTCTCCACTCATTCCTGCTACGATTGCGCCGACTGCAATTCTAACGTGGATCTGACTTGTTCCTTCGTAGATCGTATTAATCCTAGAGTCCCTAAATATTCTAGCTACATCATAATCTTCAGTGTAGCCGGCTCCACCATGGATTTGAATGGCAAGGCCAGCACATTTATGCCCTTCTTCTGAACAATAATACTTAGAGATAGGTGTAAGTACTGTAGCAAGATTTCCCCATTTTTTTACTCTTTCGTCTTTTCGGATCTCTCTATCTTCTTTATGCGCCTTTTCTAAACGGATCTGGTGGTGTTGGTACATGTCTACCACACGCGCCGTTTCAAATGTGAGGAGTCTCATCGCGTTAACTTCTCGTTGGATTTTATGAAGCATTTCTGCAACTGCAGGAATCTCACCGATCGATTTTCCGAACTGTTGTCTTTCTTCCGCATACTTTTTAGATTCAAAATATGCTCCGGCTGCACTTCCCGGACCACAAGCGGCACTTCCGAGTCTCATAAAATTTGTCATGCCTGTAGTGTATCGAGTGAGACCGAGCCCTTCTTGCCCTAAGAGTTCACCATAACTATTTTCATATACGATCTCGCAGGTAGGTGATGCATGAATTCCCATTTTTGTTTCAATTCCTGCAACCGTTACGTCTTCACTTTT
This Leptospira hartskeerlii DNA region includes the following protein-coding sequences:
- a CDS encoding aldo/keto reductase, with amino-acid sequence MESSYSRKKFLKLLALSAAGIGLSENLTSPLFSQTSGASKMLKRKIPKTGEEIPAIGLGTWQTLDVDPDPSSLAPLKEVLSEFLHIGGGVVDSSPMYGRSEEIFGTLSKNFSDAERKKFFLATKVWIRGEAAGKSQIESSFKKMNADKIDLFQIHNLLDTQTHLKTLKGLREKGRIQYIGLTHFTTSAFAEMERISEKEKPDFLQIPYSIQTREAENRILPFAQEHGIAVLINRPFEEGGLFRNTKGKILPEYFKEWDCFSFAQAFLKYILSHPAVTCAIPATSKLSHLKDNMGAGLGRFPEGKERKVFLSNLLDAMD
- a CDS encoding alpha/beta fold hydrolase — protein: MSEPLWRTHPLAWKASGAFFEWKKRKLFYRTGGEGEALLLLHGFPTSSWDWKDVWETLTHQYKVLTLDYLGFGFSEKPKDGHYSIFEYADQAEYFLQEQGIKKVHILAHDLGDTVAQELVARFREKLSGQRIGGPDLESVFFLNGGIFPETHRPRAVQKLLNGPLGFLFSRLVNKTSFQKSFSEVFGPNTKPNREELDGFWECVNNGGGKAIYHKLIRYMRERKIFRDRWVGAVLDCPIPYALADGLEDPVSGRHVVDRLREMRPDAKVYELPGIGHYPQTEAANQVLKAYSNFRSIL
- a CDS encoding histone deacetylase — its product is MGKVAYNNPRFFDFVYDDFLCAAVDSHVAQSGVLFHSLTKESVWELFEITGVLAELKKRGYDSFQLDLSGSDDTYQKLILTFQNEILVHLRLSIQEYRIRLNDYFFKEKYLVVNWLQTRHPKQEGRDSTRLYPGQDVPGLGIFPEMSDLIGFLIISLRLNGAVIRPEYFHDAVLFSRKFHFLEADSKALYQALRTTFPKHSIRAISTLLQHGKIVDAKRGVIEWKPIEMIFFLEKSLNFFVFNRKFEKKVSKILSTYKLSLVEGAEAELGLNT
- a CDS encoding PilZ domain-containing protein — translated: MEKRKQVRVVPFPKQPVQLQLMGNGFLDILIAQDVSEGGIAVRVPHKFDGCDIHSSVEIVVSLPGYKPFKALGKIKHLSASKEAQGLFGLQFTQIDVKGKGFLLDYVKKLTSLRRMAG
- a CDS encoding GNAT family N-acetyltransferase; translation: MGSGTVQKKQKVERKLEVRIAENQLEIERTLALRYDVFNLELGEGLPQSAATRKDRDEYDLFCDHLIVVDKNRDDMIVGTYRILRRSVAKANLGFYSDNEFDITKIYELEREPAEIGRSCVHPEYRDGSVISLLWGGLAQYMKKNNIGYLFGCGSVHSTDAQSANDVYAFLKDKQALAGEAFDVKPLPGFEMEGFDQNYSPEDIKEVSKRIPALIKGYIRAGSTICGIPALDAVFKTTDFFIIFDIKDIEARYSKHYLE
- a CDS encoding acyl-CoA dehydrogenase family protein → MIANNYFTDDEDLKLFFEHLIDWASIVKSTEGEEFFEHELYKKTNNPRYEMAPSSVEEAVELYRSSLESLGEFFGKDVSQLSSIMDKKHLRYENGKVIFPDETTSIYEKFRDTGLMPFSISREAGGLGLPGTMSAFYGMIMARADVSFCMTVALLNLAQIVSRYGTEEQIENFAAKAATGETLFAMSLTEPDFGSDLNNVRTTAVKMEDGHYRLNGTKRFISQGCGLGPYPSSLLTLARTGNGGARGLSVFLVKSEDVTVAGIETKMGIHASPTCEIVYENSYGELLGQEGLGLTRYTTGMTNFMRLGSAACGPGSAAGAYFESKKYAEERQQFGKSIGEIPAVAEMLHKIQREVNAMRLLTFETARVVDMYQHHQIRLEKAHKEDREIRKDERVKKWGNLATVLTPISKYYCSEEGHKCAGLAIQIHGGAGYTEDYDVARIFRDSRINTIYEGTSQIHVRIAVGAIVAGMSGEGNFKKYLESIKSEIESPSKFLNEQSQIFEDAIAKFKSIEDDQAKERVAENLMIITSRYLCSMLYEKALIKLKQNNQFDRWSKDCRAYLIDSTAISKACIYRIENAV